From Anaerolineae bacterium, one genomic window encodes:
- a CDS encoding N-acetylmuramoyl-L-alanine amidase: MPRPLCDSPYIFGIHEEGGEKYMLAKGKPGWIVFTEELGADPNNRTGRDYRQWSDQNLGVIVRLNHGYEPNGTIPHSSRYADFARRCANFVAASRGAHIWIIGNEPNLPIERPGGRNGEVITPQMYARCYRLCREAIKQVPGHENDQVCVAAVAPWNNETTYPGNSLGDWVVYFQDILRLLGPEGCDGITLHTYTHGADPNLIFSTARMSPPFQHRYYHFLTYRDFMEAIPASMRHLPVYITETNQNDPWVDVNSGWVRNAYAEINWWNQQPGNQQIRLLALYRWPPRDRWVIEGKRGVIEDFLMALDFDYRWREQPERKPYQAKILAHSTPAQMITSTTYTVRLRIRNDGSRLWKRDGANPVHLGFRWFDRAGQPVLLMPEHDIRSKLPSDVAPGETVSVDAQVVAPAQPGSYVLEWDLVEEGITWFRDQGSPPLSVPIEVMARPQWAGGRIERPPIEDVINQLSRDPAGFVQRPLERIRYLVFSHTAVPATVSVERLAAAHRARGLPGFAGQYLITSDGRILQTQPLTEVVSGQQTWSVEGVTIYVAGNFMEQPPPAPQLDAAARLSAWLLQELNLLETAIVGMSELTSTLSPGTQWLQGARWKDSLLQRVRDLLQATPTEELTRLRARVAELQAQLTTAQSELAMTRRQLATAEAQIGQLQRENTSLRRQLDDVPLGPIPKPALNVIVDELPKSSDPNNVYGTRSRSAIKAIVVHHTAVSPTVGARRVAEVHVNNNGWPGIGYHFFVNPDGTIEQTNWVETISAHTRGQNAHSVGVAFAGDFTNTVPTREQIERGAHLIAWLMQQLNVPLDWIRGHKEMPNQNTACPGDMWLNGQKWKETLVRRIQEIQAQYTGAPRKTIEHYLLFWWRSPDFWARQDWLNATNYIQRFRPACGFRVEDAMQAQYVTIVGGVAGVSVEDEQRLRAAGCKVERLAGANEAETKAMLDELAASGRRFRTLT, encoded by the coding sequence ATGCCTCGGCCATTGTGCGATTCCCCGTACATTTTCGGAATCCACGAAGAGGGCGGCGAAAAATATATGCTCGCCAAGGGCAAACCGGGATGGATCGTCTTCACCGAAGAGCTGGGCGCAGACCCTAACAACCGCACTGGCCGTGACTACCGACAGTGGTCCGACCAGAATCTGGGCGTGATCGTGCGCCTGAACCACGGCTATGAACCGAACGGCACGATCCCACACTCCAGCCGATATGCCGACTTCGCGCGGCGCTGTGCGAACTTCGTTGCAGCCTCGCGCGGAGCGCATATCTGGATCATCGGCAATGAACCCAACTTGCCGATAGAACGGCCCGGGGGGCGAAACGGCGAGGTGATCACCCCCCAAATGTACGCCCGCTGCTACCGTCTGTGCCGAGAGGCGATCAAACAGGTGCCCGGCCACGAAAATGACCAGGTATGCGTGGCCGCTGTTGCGCCGTGGAATAACGAGACCACGTATCCTGGCAACAGCCTCGGAGATTGGGTGGTCTATTTTCAGGATATCCTGCGCCTGCTGGGTCCTGAGGGCTGTGACGGGATCACTTTGCATACCTACACCCATGGCGCCGACCCCAACCTGATCTTCAGTACAGCTCGTATGAGCCCGCCCTTCCAGCATCGCTACTACCATTTCCTCACTTACCGCGACTTCATGGAGGCGATCCCGGCATCCATGCGCCATCTGCCAGTTTACATCACGGAGACGAATCAAAATGACCCCTGGGTGGATGTGAACAGCGGCTGGGTGCGCAACGCGTATGCCGAGATCAATTGGTGGAATCAACAGCCGGGAAATCAACAGATCCGGCTGCTAGCGCTGTACCGATGGCCGCCGCGAGATCGGTGGGTAATCGAGGGAAAGCGCGGGGTAATTGAGGATTTCTTGATGGCCCTGGATTTCGATTACCGCTGGCGGGAACAGCCGGAGCGAAAACCGTATCAGGCCAAGATCCTAGCGCACAGCACGCCGGCTCAGATGATCACTAGCACTACCTACACCGTGCGCCTTCGAATCCGAAACGATGGAAGCCGGCTCTGGAAGCGCGATGGGGCGAACCCCGTCCATTTGGGCTTTCGTTGGTTCGACCGAGCGGGACAGCCAGTGCTCTTAATGCCAGAACACGATATCCGCAGCAAGTTGCCGTCAGATGTGGCACCGGGCGAGACAGTTAGTGTAGACGCGCAGGTGGTGGCGCCAGCACAGCCGGGCAGCTACGTCTTAGAATGGGATCTGGTCGAAGAGGGGATCACTTGGTTTCGTGATCAGGGCAGCCCTCCGCTTTCTGTTCCTATCGAGGTGATGGCTCGTCCCCAGTGGGCTGGTGGACGCATCGAACGTCCACCGATCGAGGATGTGATCAATCAATTGAGCCGCGACCCAGCTGGCTTTGTCCAGCGGCCGCTGGAGCGGATTCGCTATCTCGTATTCAGCCATACAGCGGTGCCGGCCACCGTGAGCGTGGAGCGTCTGGCGGCGGCCCATCGAGCGCGCGGGCTGCCGGGGTTCGCCGGCCAATATCTGATCACCAGCGATGGCCGCATCCTGCAGACGCAGCCGCTGACCGAGGTGGTGAGCGGACAACAGACGTGGTCAGTGGAAGGGGTGACTATCTACGTGGCGGGCAATTTCATGGAACAGCCCCCTCCCGCTCCCCAGCTAGATGCGGCGGCACGCTTGAGCGCATGGTTGCTACAGGAGCTCAACCTGCTTGAGACCGCGATCGTGGGGATGTCTGAGCTCACATCAACCCTTTCACCAGGGACACAGTGGCTGCAAGGCGCCCGCTGGAAGGATTCGTTGCTACAACGGGTACGGGATCTGCTACAGGCGACTCCGACTGAGGAGCTCACCAGGCTACGGGCGCGTGTGGCCGAGCTACAGGCCCAATTGACCACCGCTCAATCGGAGCTGGCGATGACCCGCCGGCAGTTGGCCACCGCGGAAGCCCAGATCGGACAGCTGCAGCGCGAGAACACTAGCCTTCGCCGCCAGCTAGACGATGTGCCTTTGGGCCCCATTCCTAAGCCAGCCCTCAACGTGATCGTAGACGAGCTGCCCAAGAGCAGCGATCCTAACAACGTCTACGGCACGCGGTCTCGCTCGGCCATCAAAGCGATCGTCGTCCACCACACAGCGGTCTCGCCCACTGTAGGAGCTCGCCGTGTGGCCGAAGTGCATGTGAACAACAACGGCTGGCCCGGCATAGGCTATCACTTCTTTGTGAACCCGGACGGAACCATCGAGCAGACGAACTGGGTGGAGACGATCTCGGCCCATACGCGTGGGCAGAACGCGCACAGCGTCGGCGTGGCCTTCGCCGGCGATTTCACTAACACCGTCCCTACGCGGGAGCAGATCGAACGAGGTGCGCATCTAATCGCCTGGCTGATGCAACAACTCAACGTGCCATTGGATTGGATACGCGGGCACAAGGAGATGCCCAACCAGAACACTGCTTGCCCAGGCGACATGTGGCTGAACGGGCAAAAGTGGAAAGAGACGCTCGTGCGCCGTATCCAGGAGATACAGGCCCAATACACCGGCGCCCCACGCAAGACGATCGAGCACTATCTGCTATTCTGGTGGCGCAGCCCCGACTTCTGGGCGCGTCAGGATTGGCTCAACGCGACCAACTATATTCAGCGGTTCCGGCCGGCGTGTGGCTTCCGGGTTGAAGACGCAATGCAAGCGCAATACGTGACTATTGTGGGAGGAGTGGCAGGGGTTTCAGTGGAAGATGAGCAACGGCTGCGCGCGGCTGGCTGCAAAGTCGAGCGGTTGGCCGGCGCCAACGAGGCGGAGACTAAAGCCATGCTAGATGAGCTGGCCGCTTCAGGCCGCCGCTTTAGGACCTTGACATGA
- a CDS encoding segregation/condensation protein A, which produces MWKLLPCEIELPAFHGPLDLLLHLIEREELDISAISLAQVTEQYLSYLARLEELEAEILADFLVVAARLIWIKSRLLLPISQMGKPATNNGQSPSTLALEEAEGEDPGEALARQLRAYKRFKEAAAWLREREQRGLRAYVRITTTPKMPRRLDLGGVSAADLLLAMQRVLAEKSPLMVGDEMPPLSITIHEKISLVGRWLRTQAVVRFRSLLERAADRVEVMVTLLAVLELIKCQQVIAEQPQLFGEILIRLAPGATPDAFDVALSNGADLTPEVLL; this is translated from the coding sequence ATGTGGAAGCTACTGCCGTGTGAAATCGAGCTGCCCGCGTTTCATGGGCCGCTCGACTTGTTGCTACACCTGATTGAGCGTGAAGAGTTAGATATCTCGGCCATCTCGCTCGCGCAGGTCACAGAGCAGTATCTGAGCTACCTGGCACGCCTGGAGGAGCTGGAAGCGGAGATCCTGGCTGATTTCCTGGTGGTGGCAGCACGGTTGATCTGGATCAAGTCCCGACTGTTGTTGCCGATTTCCCAGATGGGCAAACCTGCCACGAACAATGGACAGTCTCCGTCAACGCTTGCCCTAGAGGAAGCAGAGGGTGAAGACCCAGGAGAGGCGTTGGCCCGCCAGTTGCGAGCCTACAAGCGGTTTAAAGAGGCGGCGGCCTGGCTGCGCGAGCGGGAACAGCGGGGCCTGCGTGCCTACGTGCGGATCACAACGACGCCTAAGATGCCACGCCGGCTGGACCTAGGTGGCGTCTCTGCGGCTGATCTGCTGCTCGCCATGCAGCGGGTGTTGGCCGAGAAGTCTCCGTTGATGGTCGGCGACGAGATGCCGCCGCTTTCCATCACCATTCATGAGAAGATCTCGCTGGTAGGCCGCTGGCTTCGGACCCAGGCGGTCGTTCGCTTTCGGAGCTTGCTAGAGCGGGCGGCTGATCGCGTGGAGGTGATGGTCACCCTGCTGGCCGTACTGGAGTTGATCAAATGTCAGCAGGTCATTGCGGAGCAGCCCCAGTTATTCGGGGAGATTCTGATTCGGTTGGCGCCGGGGGCCACCCCAGACGCCTTTGACGTTGCACTGTCCAATGGCGCAGACCTAACACCAGAAGTGCTGCTATGA
- a CDS encoding YIP1 family protein, which translates to MELSKIDFAAMIQRVIRAATLEPAVYEEVEANANLNQEALAVVVLVSLANGVGLFLSGLLGGSVGAAIGGLIFGLVSGVLGYYIWAYITYWVGTNLFQGTADVGEMLRTLGYASGPRVLGILTFIPCLGGLAGLIGGIWSLVTGVVAVRQALDFDTGKAILTVIIGWIIVLVITLILGTFLGIGAIGIGVLSGGLR; encoded by the coding sequence ATGGAGCTCAGCAAGATCGACTTCGCCGCGATGATCCAACGCGTCATCCGTGCTGCCACTCTGGAACCCGCCGTGTATGAGGAAGTAGAGGCAAATGCGAATCTCAACCAAGAGGCGCTGGCCGTGGTAGTCCTGGTATCGCTGGCCAATGGCGTGGGCCTGTTCTTATCAGGCCTGCTGGGCGGGTCCGTAGGAGCCGCGATTGGTGGATTGATTTTCGGCCTGGTGAGTGGAGTGCTCGGTTATTACATCTGGGCTTATATCACCTACTGGGTGGGCACCAACTTGTTCCAGGGCACCGCGGACGTAGGCGAGATGCTGCGCACTCTGGGATATGCCAGCGGCCCGCGAGTGTTGGGCATCCTGACGTTTATCCCCTGTCTGGGTGGGCTGGCGGGCCTCATTGGCGGCATCTGGTCACTAGTGACAGGGGTTGTCGCAGTACGTCAAGCGCTGGACTTCGACACCGGTAAGGCCATTCTTACCGTTATTATCGGCTGGATCATTGTACTGGTCATCACTTTGATCCTCGGGACCTTCTTGGGCATCGGCGCCATCGGCATCGGCGTGCTATCTGGTGGCCTTCGGTAA
- a CDS encoding shikimate dehydrogenase — protein sequence MSRDLHVYPVVTKGQPTILFVGVTTGQSAIMRVFPLWAQELGQPDLTVEGVDLKLHDDPEAYRRVVVQIKRDPLSLGALITTHKIDLLEAARDLFDYLDPYAQLCGEVSCISKRNGRLEGHAKDPITSGLSLDALLGENYFGRTGGEVLCFGAGGSGTAIALHLINKPNPGDRPRRFVVVNRSPGRLERLKAMVDRLQTDIRFEYIRNEDPARNDEIMATMPPGSLVINATGMGKDRPGSPITDQGLFPLNGVAWELNYRGELRFLHQALAQSESRNVYVEDGWLYFLHGWTQVIAQILHIEIQGELFDRLAAIASKVCNPVLGWRGGLPGRDRSR from the coding sequence ATGAGTCGAGATCTTCACGTCTATCCCGTCGTGACCAAAGGGCAGCCCACGATCCTCTTCGTCGGCGTCACCACAGGCCAATCGGCGATCATGCGGGTCTTCCCGTTGTGGGCTCAAGAGCTAGGCCAGCCAGATCTCACAGTTGAGGGAGTAGATCTGAAGCTACACGATGACCCGGAAGCGTACCGGCGGGTCGTCGTCCAGATCAAGCGTGATCCTCTCTCTCTAGGCGCGCTGATCACCACGCACAAGATTGACCTGCTCGAGGCGGCCCGCGATCTGTTCGACTACCTCGACCCCTACGCTCAACTTTGCGGGGAGGTCTCCTGTATCTCGAAACGGAATGGCCGTCTGGAAGGCCACGCCAAGGATCCCATCACCAGCGGGCTGAGCCTGGACGCCTTGCTGGGCGAGAACTACTTCGGGCGTACCGGCGGTGAGGTGCTGTGCTTCGGAGCTGGCGGATCAGGGACGGCCATCGCGCTGCACCTGATCAACAAGCCGAACCCAGGCGATCGCCCCCGGCGCTTCGTGGTAGTAAACCGCTCGCCAGGCCGGCTGGAGCGTCTCAAGGCGATGGTAGACCGCTTGCAGACCGACATCCGTTTCGAATACATTCGCAACGAAGACCCGGCCCGCAACGATGAGATCATGGCCACCATGCCGCCAGGCAGCCTAGTGATCAATGCCACGGGTATGGGCAAGGACCGCCCCGGCTCGCCGATCACCGACCAGGGGCTGTTTCCGCTTAACGGCGTCGCCTGGGAGCTGAACTATCGGGGCGAGCTCCGCTTTCTGCATCAAGCGCTGGCTCAGAGTGAGAGCCGCAACGTCTATGTGGAGGACGGCTGGCTCTACTTTCTGCATGGCTGGACGCAGGTGATCGCCCAGATCCTACACATCGAAATCCAAGGTGAGCTCTTCGATCGCCTGGCCGCCATCGCTTCGAAAGTCTGCAACCCGGTCCTGGGCTGGCGCGGCGGCCTTCCCGGCCGGGACCGCTCTCGCTGA
- a CDS encoding bifunctional 4-hydroxy-2-oxoglutarate aldolase/2-dehydro-3-deoxy-phosphogluconate aldolase: MDNRRRTADDQIVTKEEVLARVRQLGLVAVLRGPSAELTIQMVEALVAGGVLGIEITYTTPGAAQVVRELRQRHGDQILLGMGTLTRPAQAEEARAAGAQFLVSPHCEPTLAQAMIATGLPVMIGALTPTEVERAHRLGADIVKLFPASAVGPGYLRALRGPFPDIPLMPTGGVNVENVAEWFAAGAVAVGAGNELCPTDWARQGRFADITRRAQEFREAVQKALTSWSTQR, encoded by the coding sequence ATGGACAACCGACGACGGACCGCGGACGATCAGATTGTGACCAAGGAGGAGGTGTTGGCCCGGGTCCGGCAGCTTGGCCTGGTGGCCGTGTTGCGTGGCCCATCGGCTGAGCTGACCATTCAGATGGTAGAAGCCCTGGTGGCCGGCGGGGTGCTGGGCATCGAGATCACCTATACCACGCCCGGCGCCGCGCAGGTGGTACGGGAGCTCCGGCAGCGGCACGGGGATCAGATTCTGCTGGGGATGGGCACGCTCACGCGGCCAGCCCAGGCGGAGGAGGCGCGAGCCGCCGGCGCGCAGTTCCTGGTCAGTCCCCACTGTGAGCCGACGTTAGCTCAGGCGATGATCGCCACCGGGCTGCCAGTGATGATTGGCGCGCTCACCCCCACTGAGGTCGAGCGCGCGCATCGGTTAGGGGCGGACATCGTCAAACTCTTCCCGGCCTCAGCTGTGGGCCCCGGCTATCTCAGGGCGCTGCGCGGGCCGTTCCCGGATATTCCGCTGATGCCTACAGGCGGGGTCAACGTTGAGAATGTGGCGGAGTGGTTCGCTGCTGGTGCTGTGGCAGTGGGAGCCGGCAACGAGCTATGCCCCACTGATTGGGCGAGGCAAGGGCGTTTCGCCGATATCACCCGGCGCGCTCAAGAGTTCCGCGAGGCAGTCCAGAAGGCGCTTACTTCATGGTCGACTCAGAGGTGA
- a CDS encoding phosphoglycerate dehydrogenase, producing MIPLDLKSCRVLVTPTSYGRSDPRLRTELEAAVGEVIYNTLGRPLTSEELQALLPGCDGYIAGLDAIDRAALEAADRLKVIARYGVGVDNIDLAAAAEKSIVVTNTPLANASSVAELTIGLILALARSLPTLVAQTKAGQWPRTTGLTLEGKTVGLIGLGAIGKQVARRLRCFECRIVAYDLVADLAFAAAHGVELCSLDEVLRQADFLSLHVPLTSETRGMVNAQFLARMKPGAFLINTARGEIVDEAALLEALQSGHLRGAALDVFSRQPPDPNHPLLALPQVIVTPHCGAHTDGALNAMGWGALRDCLAVLRGEKPAHRVI from the coding sequence GTGATCCCCCTGGACTTGAAATCGTGTCGTGTGCTGGTGACACCCACTTCCTATGGACGCAGCGACCCGCGACTTCGTACTGAGCTCGAGGCCGCCGTGGGAGAGGTCATCTATAACACCCTCGGCCGCCCGCTGACCTCCGAGGAGCTGCAGGCGTTGCTGCCGGGATGTGACGGCTACATCGCCGGCCTGGACGCAATTGATCGCGCCGCGCTCGAGGCTGCCGACCGGCTCAAGGTCATTGCTCGCTATGGTGTGGGGGTGGACAACATTGACCTGGCCGCGGCTGCTGAGAAGTCTATCGTGGTCACCAACACACCCCTAGCCAACGCCTCCTCCGTAGCGGAGCTCACCATCGGCCTCATACTGGCGCTGGCGCGCTCCCTCCCCACCTTGGTGGCGCAGACGAAGGCCGGCCAGTGGCCGCGCACAACCGGTCTCACCCTGGAAGGCAAGACCGTCGGCCTGATCGGCCTAGGCGCCATCGGCAAACAGGTCGCCCGGCGATTGCGCTGCTTCGAGTGCCGAATCGTGGCGTATGACCTAGTGGCTGACCTGGCCTTTGCAGCCGCCCATGGCGTAGAGCTGTGCTCTCTCGATGAGGTGCTGCGCCAGGCCGATTTCCTTTCACTGCACGTGCCGTTGACGTCGGAGACGCGCGGCATGGTCAACGCGCAGTTCCTCGCCCGCATGAAGCCCGGCGCCTTCCTGATCAACACGGCGCGCGGCGAGATCGTGGACGAGGCGGCGTTACTGGAGGCGCTCCAGAGCGGCCATCTGCGCGGCGCAGCGCTAGACGTGTTCAGCCGACAACCGCCCGATCCCAACCATCCGCTGTTGGCCCTGCCTCAGGTGATCGTCACCCCGCACTGCGGCGCGCACACGGACGGCGCGCTCAACGCCATGGGTTGGGGTGCGCTGCGCGACTGCTTGGCGGTCCTGCGCGGGGAGAAGCCGGCCCATCGGGTGATCTAG
- a CDS encoding glucose-6-phosphate isomerase, with protein MRQRPYGFLIASLTRDNLAEFDHHIVRTLSDMRGQYADAHAYEAMLRQGDLVLYEVYEMRRPARVGELSHGLSIVHPGKVGDEYFMTKGHFHAVVEAAEVYYCLQGEGMLLMETPEGDWAVEELRPGRVVYVPPRWAHRSINVGPHEDLITFFVYPSHAGHDYGTIERHGFRKRIVEQNGRPALVDNPRWRAPEA; from the coding sequence GTGAGACAACGCCCTTATGGGTTTCTCATCGCATCCTTGACCAGGGATAATCTAGCAGAGTTCGATCACCACATCGTCCGCACCCTCTCGGACATGAGAGGCCAATACGCCGATGCGCACGCCTATGAGGCCATGCTTCGTCAAGGAGACCTCGTCCTCTATGAAGTCTATGAGATGCGACGCCCCGCGCGGGTCGGCGAGCTCTCCCATGGCCTTTCCATTGTACATCCTGGCAAGGTGGGAGATGAGTATTTCATGACCAAGGGGCATTTTCACGCCGTGGTTGAGGCCGCCGAGGTGTATTACTGCTTGCAGGGCGAGGGGATGCTCTTGATGGAAACCCCAGAAGGGGATTGGGCGGTAGAGGAGCTGCGGCCCGGCCGAGTAGTTTACGTGCCGCCGCGCTGGGCCCATCGCTCGATCAACGTCGGCCCTCACGAGGACCTGATCACATTTTTCGTCTATCCCAGCCACGCTGGCCACGACTATGGGACTATCGAGCGGCATGGCTTCCGCAAGCGGATCGTCGAACAGAACGGCCGGCCGGCCCTTGTGGACAACCCACGATGGCGTGCGCCGGAAGCGTAG
- a CDS encoding Gfo/Idh/MocA family oxidoreductase: MADLVRICLVGAGRAAQVHANSLTNYIPHAKLVALVDPDTRAREATGDRFGIDARFDSLEAALDGARFEAVVITTPTFTHKDLAVLAAEAGKHVFCEKPMALTLAECDAMIEAVERNGVFLQLGFMRRFDPEFTAAAERIRAGEIGRPMMIKSLTNGPGLPPPWARDLRTSNGMLAEVNSHDWDCVRWLMGSDFERVYTEVANFKGAALGVDTPQFYDTALVSIRFENGSLGSLSGVCPCEYGYDARVEIIGERGILQIGQLARQAVVVCVNRDQGLVTPIYRSWPERFAWGYIREMEHFVHCIRSGTPPSVTGADGRWAVAGVLAATKSFLEERPVYLSEVLS; this comes from the coding sequence ATGGCAGACCTCGTACGCATCTGTCTGGTTGGCGCTGGCCGGGCTGCCCAGGTACATGCCAATTCCTTGACCAACTACATCCCTCATGCTAAACTGGTCGCCTTGGTGGACCCGGATACCCGTGCACGAGAGGCCACAGGCGATCGGTTTGGGATTGACGCCCGCTTTGACTCGCTGGAGGCAGCGCTCGATGGCGCCCGCTTCGAGGCGGTGGTCATCACCACGCCCACTTTCACGCACAAGGACTTGGCCGTCCTTGCGGCCGAGGCCGGCAAGCACGTCTTCTGCGAGAAGCCCATGGCGCTCACCCTGGCCGAGTGTGACGCCATGATCGAGGCCGTCGAACGCAATGGCGTGTTCTTGCAATTAGGGTTCATGCGCCGTTTCGACCCGGAGTTTACCGCGGCCGCTGAGCGCATCCGGGCTGGTGAGATCGGGCGCCCTATGATGATCAAGTCGCTCACCAACGGCCCAGGCTTGCCACCACCTTGGGCACGTGATCTCAGGACCTCCAACGGCATGCTCGCCGAGGTCAACAGCCATGACTGGGACTGCGTGCGTTGGCTGATGGGCTCTGATTTCGAGCGAGTGTACACGGAGGTCGCCAACTTCAAGGGCGCAGCCTTGGGCGTGGACACACCCCAGTTCTACGACACTGCGCTGGTGAGCATCCGCTTCGAAAACGGGAGCCTGGGCAGCCTCTCCGGTGTATGTCCCTGTGAGTACGGCTATGACGCCCGTGTAGAGATCATCGGCGAGCGCGGCATCTTACAGATTGGCCAGCTCGCCCGGCAGGCCGTGGTTGTCTGCGTGAACCGCGATCAGGGCTTGGTCACGCCGATCTATCGCTCGTGGCCGGAGCGCTTCGCCTGGGGCTACATTCGAGAGATGGAGCACTTCGTCCACTGCATCCGGTCTGGCACGCCCCCCAGTGTGACTGGAGCCGATGGGCGTTGGGCCGTCGCCGGGGTTCTGGCAGCTACCAAGTCGTTCCTGGAGGAACGCCCTGTCTACTTAAGCGAGGTATTGTCCTAA
- the phnF gene encoding phosphonate metabolism transcriptional regulator PhnF, producing the protein MQDLLAQAAAIDHNSPVPYYYQLEEWFREQLASGALQPGQQIPSEAELCQAFRVSRTVVRQALDDLVNEGLLYRRKGKGTFVAKPKIRESLVQKLTGFYQDMVDRGFTPVTRVLEQTVVPASKLLAERLSIPAGEQVIKIDRLRFINNEPLVFVTTYIPHAMCPGLLHEDLTNQSLYAVLEEKYGLEIARGRRTLEAVAASEQDAALLEISPGAPIVLLKSVSYLRDGRPVEYYEAKHRGDRSQFEVELIRIRPGERIEKEDLLPHLPGSNELKRVSEKL; encoded by the coding sequence TTGCAAGATCTGCTGGCTCAGGCTGCGGCGATTGATCACAATAGCCCGGTGCCCTATTACTACCAGCTTGAGGAGTGGTTCCGCGAGCAACTTGCCAGTGGCGCCCTTCAGCCGGGACAGCAGATCCCCTCCGAAGCCGAGCTGTGTCAGGCGTTCCGGGTCAGCCGCACGGTGGTCCGCCAGGCCCTGGATGACCTGGTGAACGAAGGGCTTCTCTACCGCCGCAAGGGCAAGGGTACCTTTGTAGCCAAGCCCAAGATCCGCGAGAGCCTCGTTCAGAAGCTCACCGGCTTTTATCAGGACATGGTGGACCGAGGCTTCACCCCGGTTACACGTGTGTTAGAGCAGACTGTCGTCCCCGCCTCCAAGCTGTTGGCAGAGCGGCTGAGCATCCCCGCAGGAGAGCAGGTGATCAAGATCGACCGGTTGCGCTTCATCAACAACGAGCCGCTCGTGTTCGTGACCACGTATATCCCCCACGCGATGTGTCCCGGACTGCTTCATGAGGACCTGACTAATCAGTCTCTTTATGCCGTCCTGGAGGAGAAATATGGGTTGGAGATCGCACGGGGGCGTCGCACGCTGGAGGCTGTCGCTGCCAGCGAGCAGGATGCGGCGCTGCTCGAGATCTCACCTGGCGCCCCTATCGTCCTTCTGAAGAGCGTCAGTTATCTCCGGGATGGCCGGCCGGTGGAATACTACGAGGCGAAACATCGGGGAGATCGCAGCCAATTTGAGGTCGAGTTGATCCGCATCCGGCCAGGGGAGAGGATCGAGAAAGAAGACCTCCTTCCCCATCTGCCGGGGAGCAATGAGCTCAAGAGGGTGTCCGAAAAGCTTTAA
- a CDS encoding glucose 1-dehydrogenase, producing MKLAGKVAIITGAGAGIGRATALLFAREGARVIVADHNPNSGAETVTLIRQAGGEAVFVQADVAVATDAEKMISTALETFGRLDILVNNAGIYAKGDTANTTEEEWDRILDVNLKGVFLCSKYAIPAMKKTGGGVIVNVASEAGLVAIKNQVAYNVSKAGVIALTKSIAVDFAADNIRANCICPGTTETPLVQAALAKEADPTRTRRVLEESRPLNRLGRPEEIAAGILYLASDELGYATGAVLSVDGGYTVQ from the coding sequence ATGAAACTGGCGGGTAAAGTAGCCATCATAACCGGAGCGGGAGCCGGGATCGGGCGGGCCACTGCGCTCCTGTTCGCACGCGAGGGAGCCCGCGTGATTGTGGCGGATCACAACCCTAACTCTGGAGCCGAAACGGTCACGCTCATCCGGCAGGCCGGAGGAGAGGCGGTTTTCGTTCAAGCCGACGTTGCCGTGGCAACGGATGCTGAGAAGATGATCTCAACAGCCCTCGAAACCTTCGGCCGATTGGACATTCTAGTCAACAACGCGGGCATTTACGCCAAAGGGGATACCGCAAATACCACTGAAGAAGAGTGGGATCGCATCCTGGATGTGAACCTTAAAGGCGTCTTCCTCTGTTCGAAGTACGCCATCCCCGCTATGAAGAAGACAGGCGGAGGCGTCATCGTCAACGTAGCCTCGGAGGCCGGCTTGGTGGCGATCAAAAACCAAGTGGCCTACAACGTCTCCAAGGCTGGCGTGATCGCCTTGACCAAGAGTATCGCAGTGGATTTCGCGGCGGACAATATCCGTGCCAATTGCATCTGTCCAGGCACTACAGAAACCCCGTTGGTCCAGGCCGCGCTGGCTAAAGAGGCCGACCCAACCCGGACGCGTCGTGTTCTGGAGGAGAGCCGCCCACTGAACAGGCTAGGACGACCGGAGGAGATCGCCGCCGGTATCCTCTATCTGGCTTCCGATGAGCTAGGGTACGCGACTGGCGCTGTTCTCTCTGTAGACGGGGGTTATACCGTTCAGTGA